The proteins below are encoded in one region of Leishmania mexicana MHOM/GT/2001/U1103 complete genome, chromosome 5:
- a CDS encoding surface antigen-like protein, with translation MANTRDALTRVAALATMLAVLCVVSTATAATISDGSTQYFVKLWSSKYPLKYVWSGNDICKYEGISCDTVKQTVTMLLPKIGLTGTIPGYGSKAGFKPANVRVITINLMGNNELTGAFPEHYGQLRQLQELYLMNTSLQGTIPQAWNNLANLVILDVSNTKACGNLPAWDAKSMKSLQYMHFTGNSLMKGSIPASLATFGAVSFNTTGCKFCGCLPSEFSSSMYMMMQLISTQPQVNTQDCMTANTCTVQHMSCKAKPNTAAISCSRASVATVVAGVLVALASLLA, from the coding sequence ATGGCCAACACCCGAGATGCACTTACCCGCGTGGCGGCTCTCGCCACCATGCTCGCGGTGCTCTGCGTCGtttccaccgccaccgccgccaccatctcCGACGGGAGCACGCAGTACTTCGTGAAACTGTGGTCGAGCAAGTACCCGCTCAAGTACGTGTGGTCCGGCAACGATATTTGCAAGTACGAGGGCATCTCCTGCGACACCGTTAAGCAGACGGTGACAATGCTGCTCCCCAAGATCGGCCTCACCGGCACCATTCCCGGCTACGGCTCCAAGGCGGGCTTCAAACCTGCCAACGTGCGTGTGATCACCATCAACCTCATGGGGAACAACGAGCTCACCGGCGCCTTTCCGGAGCACTACGGCCAGTTgaggcagctgcaggagctgtaCTTGATGAACACGTCGCTGCAGGGCACCATCCCGCAGGCGTGGAACAACCTCGCCAATCTCGTGATTCTGGACGTGTCAAACACGAAGGCGTGCGGCAACCTGCCGGCCTGGGACGCCAAGAGCATGAAGTCGCTCCAGTACATGCACTTCACCGGCAACAGCCTGATGAAGGGCTCCATCCCGGCGAGCCTTGCCACTTTTGGTGCCGTTTCCTTCAACACCACCGGCTGTAAGTTCTGCGGCTGCCTCCCCTCGGAGTTCTCGAGTAGCATGTACATGATGATGCAGCTAATCAGCACCCAGCCCCAGGTGAACACACAGGACTGCATGACGGCCAACACGTGCACCGTCCAGCACATGAGCTGTAAAGCCAAGCCGAACACCGCCGCGatcagctgcagccgcgcgaGCGTCGCGACAGTCGTGGCCGGCGTTCTCGTCGCGCTGGCGTCGCTCCTCGCGTAG